The genomic stretch GCGGTCACCCTCGACTCCTCGGCCGGCAACACCTACCAGGGCCTCGCCGCCTCGGTGCCGATGACCTGGACCTTCACCGCCTGATCCGCAGCACCCCAGACCGGCGACGCTCGACCGACCCCCCTACGGTCGAGCGTCGCCAATCCCCGTGACCACGACCGACCAGGACGGAGCAGCACATGAGCCTCACCTCGGCCATCCCGCTCAGCGGTACCCTCCCGCGGCCGCTCCTCGGCGGCCGTGCGATCAGCCGCTCCGAGACCGTCCTCGCCTGGTCGGTCGCCACGATCGCGGCACTGCTCCTCACCGCCGCCGTCCTCTTCCTCACCAACGGCGGCCGCTGGTTCGTCGTCGAGACCCCGTCGATGGGCGAAGCCGCACCCGTCGGCACACTCGTGCTCGACATGCCGGTGCAGGCGTCGTCCCTCCGGATCGGCGACATCGTGTCCTACCAGACGCCCGCGAACCCCGACGTCACCTACACGCACCGCATCGTCGCGATCGACCCCGACGGCGGCATCCACGCCCGCGGTGACGTGAACGGTGCCGAGGACCCGTGGACGCTCACCCAGGAGAACCTGGTCGGCGCCCCGGTCCTGCTCGTCCCGCACCTGGGCTGGCTCTTCCGGGCGGCTCCGATCCTCCTGATCGGCACGCTCCTGATCTGGGCACTGACCAGCGCCTTCACCGACCGGATCACCCGTGGCAGCCTGCGCATCGCGGGCAGCGCGCTCACCGTGGCGTACGCCGCGTTCCTGCTCAAGCCGTTCGTCAACGTCACCACGATCTCGAACACGTCCGCGAAGGGCACCGTCGAGGCGACCGTGGTCTCCTCCGGCATGTTCCCCGTCCGCATCGACGCGGTCGGTGGCAACACCGTGCACCTGGTC from Curtobacterium sp. MCLR17_032 encodes the following:
- a CDS encoding S26 family signal peptidase codes for the protein MSLTSAIPLSGTLPRPLLGGRAISRSETVLAWSVATIAALLLTAAVLFLTNGGRWFVVETPSMGEAAPVGTLVLDMPVQASSLRIGDIVSYQTPANPDVTYTHRIVAIDPDGGIHARGDVNGAEDPWTLTQENLVGAPVLLVPHLGWLFRAAPILLIGTLLIWALTSAFTDRITRGSLRIAGSALTVAYAAFLLKPFVNVTTISNTSAKGTVEATVVSSGMFPVRIDAVGGNTVHLVDGEVGRVTIHELSHHGQYQLMSNIDLDPMGWAALIAACLLPLLFCMAIGRVEAVRAA